TTAAAATTATAAGACAAGGCTATAATTCTACAACTTAAATTCTAAATAATAATCGCATAAAAATTCAACTTATTTATTAAATCAGCTTTTCAATCTTTCTGAAAATTATTTGATCTTTACAATTATTTTATTTTAATATTCTATACTGAAATTCATCAGATGGTTATTGTTAAGGATATTGATTTTGCCAGTTTATGTGAGCATCACCTGATTCCCTTTTTTGGAAAAATTCACATAGGCTTTATTCCTGAAAAAAAACTTATTGGTCTTTCAAAAATTCCAAGAATTGTTGAGGTATTTTCAAAGAGATTACAGGTTCAGGAGAGATTAACTGACCAGATTGCTGATTTTCTTTTTAAAAAAATTGAACCCAAAGGTTTTGGAATAGTTGTTGATGCTACTCATTTATGCACAGTTATAAGGGGAGTTAAAAACAAAAGTGCAAAACTCATAACAAGTAAAATGCTTGGAAATTTTAAGGAATCAGAAATTAAAAATGAATTTTTGAATGCGATTAAAGGGTAGCTTTTTATTTCTATCATTTATTTTTTTAATATCAGTTTATAAAGCAAGTAAAGTTGAAGCATGTCCTGACTTTTATTGGT
The sequence above is a segment of the candidate division WOR-3 bacterium genome. Coding sequences within it:
- the folE gene encoding GTP cyclohydrolase I yields the protein MVIVKDIDFASLCEHHLIPFFGKIHIGFIPEKKLIGLSKIPRIVEVFSKRLQVQERLTDQIADFLFKKIEPKGFGIVVDATHLCTVIRGVKNKSAKLITSKMLGNFKESEIKNEFLNAIKG